A window of the Brumimicrobium sp. genome harbors these coding sequences:
- a CDS encoding outer membrane lipoprotein carrier protein LolA, protein MKGVVVCLFTIFSLITYSQKQLTTEEVKAFKSKIEQGTKQMKSMKTDFNQNKHLSFMSNDVISKGKMFLNEEGFLKWEYTSPSKYSIIFKNNMVYIDDNGKKNSVNANNEVFKRINKLISGSVNGQLFNDKEFVISYFKEGNQTLAKFLPSDKGLKKYIQEVFLYFPNNETTVSKVKLIEPSGDYTEITFVNKEINAKIDPKIFTN, encoded by the coding sequence AGTCAAAAACAATTGACAACTGAAGAAGTTAAAGCATTCAAATCAAAGATAGAACAAGGTACAAAGCAAATGAAATCCATGAAAACTGATTTCAACCAAAACAAACACCTTAGTTTTATGTCAAACGATGTAATTTCCAAAGGAAAGATGTTCTTAAATGAAGAAGGATTCTTGAAATGGGAATATACATCTCCAAGTAAATATAGTATCATCTTTAAAAACAATATGGTATATATTGATGATAACGGTAAAAAGAACTCTGTAAACGCTAATAATGAAGTGTTTAAGCGTATCAATAAGCTTATTTCAGGAAGTGTAAATGGTCAATTATTTAACGACAAGGAATTTGTAATCAGCTACTTTAAAGAGGGAAATCAAACCTTAGCAAAGTTTTTACCAAGTGATAAAGGACTAAAAAAATATATACAGGAAGTATTTCTTTACTTTCCGAATAATGAAACTACGGTTTCTAAAGTAAAACTGATTGAACCTTCTGGGGATTATACAGAAATCACGTTTGTAAATAAGGAAATCAATGCTAAAATTGACCCGAAAATCTTTACTAATTAG
- a CDS encoding SPOR domain-containing protein has product MDKFIKQLLLAYSKVILPGFGAIVFENEETGELMFNEHLTYNDHKLEELVEKESNMNIQEAQNAVNKFIRDLQYQLDKGDTYSIFQLGEFSKVDGTYLFKGNIERERNISPATVSDIIENEETPIEKVEDSSSVVSMFANFTPMEEETPVLKDEISFSTEDLEEMPSQTVNDSTPEVSFEEPVQEIPQGEHSKQNIYVPPVNVETETPQEESIQKEPEVKEIPKEEKPIKKPLKNKKENKYKESRSKLTKSENEKGKGKKSPLFWILLFILVTIGGLSIYGAFNYEKIEAWMGWDKFKTVPAPENKVIPQETEEKDNVETNSSQETPEESSSSTESVTTDQDTPPTNEIENSTPSSGDYHIIVGGFSDPANAERLVNELKSKGLDATIISGKSGLTQVSAQSYATLEEAKANVETVKEKSGVSGWILKH; this is encoded by the coding sequence ATGGATAAATTCATCAAACAACTATTACTGGCCTATTCAAAAGTGATACTACCTGGATTTGGTGCAATTGTATTTGAAAATGAAGAGACAGGGGAGCTAATGTTTAATGAACATCTGACCTATAATGACCACAAGTTAGAAGAATTGGTCGAGAAAGAGTCGAATATGAATATTCAAGAAGCTCAAAATGCTGTCAATAAATTTATTCGTGATTTACAATATCAACTTGATAAAGGAGATACCTATTCAATCTTTCAATTAGGTGAATTCAGCAAGGTCGATGGCACTTACCTTTTTAAAGGAAATATTGAGAGGGAAAGGAATATTTCACCAGCAACAGTTAGTGACATTATAGAGAATGAAGAGACCCCTATTGAAAAAGTAGAGGACAGCTCTTCAGTTGTTTCCATGTTTGCAAATTTCACCCCAATGGAAGAGGAAACTCCTGTTCTTAAAGATGAAATATCGTTTTCTACTGAAGACTTAGAGGAAATGCCATCACAAACTGTAAACGACTCAACTCCGGAAGTTTCTTTTGAAGAGCCGGTTCAGGAAATTCCTCAAGGAGAACATTCTAAGCAGAATATATATGTGCCACCTGTAAATGTAGAAACTGAAACTCCGCAAGAAGAATCTATTCAGAAAGAACCTGAGGTAAAAGAAATTCCTAAAGAGGAGAAACCTATAAAAAAACCACTCAAAAACAAGAAGGAAAATAAATATAAGGAATCACGCTCCAAACTAACTAAATCAGAAAATGAAAAAGGTAAAGGAAAGAAATCTCCTTTATTTTGGATATTATTATTTATTCTGGTTACAATAGGAGGTCTATCTATCTATGGTGCTTTTAATTATGAAAAAATTGAAGCTTGGATGGGATGGGATAAATTTAAAACAGTTCCAGCTCCCGAAAACAAGGTTATTCCTCAGGAAACTGAAGAAAAAGATAATGTGGAAACAAATAGTTCGCAAGAAACACCTGAGGAATCCTCATCTTCAACAGAGTCAGTTACAACAGATCAAGATACTCCTCCTACAAATGAAATAGAGAATTCCACACCTTCATCGGGAGACTATCACATTATTGTTGGCGGATTCAGCGATCCAGCCAATGCAGAACGTTTGGTAAATGAATTAAAATCAAAAGGACTAGATGCTACGATTATTTCAGGAAAAAGTGGATTAACTCAGGTTTCTGCTCAAAGCTACGCTACCCTAGAAGAAGCGAAAGCAAATGTGGAAACAGTGAAAGAAAAATCGGGAGTAAGTGGTTGGATTTTAAAACATTAA
- a CDS encoding 1-acyl-sn-glycerol-3-phosphate acyltransferase yields the protein MAEEDKRKIIDVKKVIKEKSPGFYKYAPSFIIKYIQKILHEDDVNQFIHEHRDDSPIDFCLSVMKKFNIQVTTEGLENVPENGGVVLAMNHPLGGMDAMALVTVIHEKRPDVKFIVNDVLLNLDNLKSIFVGVDVVNKKANGSLMKVDDLFTSDNVICIFPAGLVSRKIDGVVQDLEWKKTFISRSIMHKKNIIPVYIEGRLSNFFYNLYSLRKKLGIKGNIEMLYLVNELYKQHNVKIKISFGELIHIEKLDDSRSHRGWAKFVKEEVYKLRK from the coding sequence ATGGCAGAAGAAGACAAAAGGAAAATTATTGATGTTAAAAAGGTAATTAAAGAAAAGAGCCCTGGCTTCTATAAGTACGCTCCTTCTTTTATTATTAAGTATATCCAAAAGATTCTACATGAGGATGATGTAAACCAGTTTATCCATGAGCATAGAGATGATTCTCCCATAGATTTTTGTTTATCGGTGATGAAGAAATTTAATATTCAAGTCACCACAGAAGGTTTGGAAAATGTACCTGAGAACGGGGGAGTAGTTTTAGCCATGAATCACCCTTTAGGAGGAATGGACGCTATGGCATTGGTGACTGTTATTCATGAAAAAAGACCCGATGTTAAATTTATTGTGAATGATGTATTGCTCAACCTTGATAATCTAAAATCTATCTTTGTGGGAGTCGATGTAGTCAATAAAAAAGCAAATGGTTCCTTAATGAAAGTGGATGATTTGTTTACGAGTGATAACGTTATTTGTATATTTCCTGCAGGTTTAGTAAGTAGAAAAATAGATGGGGTAGTACAAGACTTAGAATGGAAGAAAACCTTCATATCCAGGTCTATTATGCACAAAAAGAATATAATTCCTGTATATATTGAAGGCAGATTGTCTAATTTTTTTTATAACTTGTATTCGCTACGAAAGAAATTGGGTATCAAAGGGAATATAGAAATGCTTTATCTTGTGAATGAATTGTATAAACAACACAACGTTAAGATTAAAATTAGTTTCGGAGAGCTCATTCATATTGAAAAGCTCGACGATTCAAGGTCACACAGAGGATGGGCTAAGTTTGTGAAAGAGGAGGTGTATAAATTAAGAAAGTAA